The genomic interval ACAGGCCAGAGTTTCGTCTTCGACTCCTCTTTCGTAAGTGCGGATGACTACGGACTGCCTGTCTTGCACCCAGATGAAGTTGGCATTTGTTCCGGCAGGGCTGAAATTTTCGTGAAAGCGTATCCTTCTTCCGAGCCCCACCACATCCACCTTTTCCAGCTCTTCTTTTGTGTCCAGAATCCACACCACATGAGGCACTCCACTGTTTACGAAGTGCACCTTCGCCGTCCTGTTCTCGTCTAATCTTAAATCGATGTTTAGCTTCAGACCGTGAAGTTCCGGAATTTGAACCCTTACCCTTTCTCCTGCAACCTCCGCTTTAATCAGCCCGGCCAGAGTTCTGAAGGTCATGGATGGGGAGTCCACTATGCCTTTAAGCACGGCAAAGCGGGCGGCACAGCGCGCACCGTTTCCGCACATTTCCGCTTCGCTCCCGTCGGAATTGTAAAACCTCCAGGAAAAGTCAACTTCACCGTCTTTTTCGATCAGGATAAGGCCGTCGGCCCCAACCGAAAGCTTGCGACGGCAGACTTTTTTTGCAAATAGAGGGCCCTCTTCGGGTTTGATTAGGCCGTTGCGATTGTCCACGAGAATAAAGTCGTTACCGCTTCCCGTCATTTTTACAAAGGGGATGCGCTCAGCCCGTTCCATCACAAACCTCGCTAAAAAGACGGTATCCTTTCCAGTCTGACCAGATCTTCCCAGCTTTCCCGCTCCCTTATGACTTCAAAGCTGCTGCCTTTCACCATAATTTCTGCAGGCCGTGGTCGAGAATTGTAGTTGGAAGCCATGGTGAAACCGTATGCTCCTGCGCTCATTACCGCCAGAAGATCCCCCGAAGTGCTCTTCTGGATGGCCCGCTCCCGGGCGAGAAAATCTCCTGATTCACAGATAGGCCCAACGACATCCACCACTTCCTCGCCGGCTTCGTCGTTCTTTATTACGGGCCGGATGGCGTGGTAGGAACCGTAAAGGCTTGGTCTTATAAGGTCGTTCATCGCCGCATCCACTATGAGAAATTTTTTCGAGGGGGTCTGCTTCGTGTACAGCACTCGGGTGAGCAACACTCCGGCGTTGCCTACTATTACACGGCCGGGTTCAAGTATCAGGGTATAAGGGGTATTCCTGAGTTCGTTTATTAATGCCTCGGCGTATTCTCTGGGATGAGGAGGAGTTTCCGATTGATAGGGAATACCAAGTCCTCCTCCCAGATCCAGGTATTTTATGTGGATGTTTCGCTCTTCCAGCCTGGATATGAGCACCTTCAGTCTTCGCAGTGCATCCACAAAGGGAGCAAGTTCCGTTAGCTGGCTTCCTATGTGACAGTCAACTCCGACTATCTCGACGTTTTCAAGCTTCGAGGCTCTCTCATATTCCTTCAGAGCCAGGTCAACATCTATTCCGAATTTATTTTTCTTAAGCCCCGTCGATATGTATGGGTGGGTCTGCGGATCCACATCGGGGTTGACCCTTATGGCAACCGGAGCCTTTAAACCCAGAGCGCCCGCACGGCTGTTGATCAACTCCAGTTCTTCGGCAGATTCGATATTGAACATCAGAATACCTTCCCGGAGGGCATAGTCGATTTCTTCCACCGTCTTTCCCACTCCGGAATAGACGACCCTTTTTGCCGGAATGCCGGCTCTCCGTACCCTGAAGAGCTCTCCTCCCGAGACAATATCCATGCCCGCACCAAGGCGGCCCAGCAAATTCAGAACGCCGATGTTGGAGTTGGCCTTGACGGCGAAGCACGTCAGATGAGGAACGGAGGAGAAGGCTCCGTCAAAGACCTCGAAGTGCCTTGTAAGAGTGGCATAACTGTAAACATAACAGGGAGTTCCCACCTCAGCGGCTATCCTCTTTAAAGGAACCTCCTCACAATAGAGCTCTTTCCCTACGTAGTGAAAGTGATGCATAACCCGTTTACCTCTCTTCTTTGCCCGAAAAGACGTTGCGTATCTCAACCCAGGACGATACCAGTCCTTCCCTGTAAGGAGGGTAGGGCGAAAGTGATGAAACTGCATAGAAATATACGACGTTTTTTTTAACCCCTTTGTCAATAAAGGGAGGATGCTCCACGGGTTGTTGAGTAAGCCTCAGAATGGTTCCATCTTCGTACTTTCGATACACATGATACCCCTTTACGGGTTTTGTCACTTCAAGCCAGTGAATCTCGAGCCCCTCTTTGCCCGGAACAACCCATACAGTTTTCGGAGGAGGAGGCAGCATTCTATCCTCGGCGGCTATGGGAGGCAATACAAAGGGCGTTCCCCATACGGTTACCGCGCCCTTCTTTAGGTAGGGTGTAACGCGATACTCATAGGTCATTCCCGGTTTTACCTCTGTGTCCAGATAACTGGTATTGCCCAGATCTCCCGCATCCACACGCTTCCATTGTGATGCCTCGCTTCTTCTTTCCACAGCAAATCTGATCTCCCCGGCATTTTTCTGGACGCTGCCGTTGGCAGGCAAAAACCATGTTAAGAATATACCTTTTTCGTCGGATTTCGCATTACCCTTTTCAATGGAAACCGGTGGTTCGGAGACAACGAGATCGAAGGGAGAACTGTAAACAAGGGGTCTCTGAGTGCCCACGTCATACACGACCACGCGATACCGGTATGCATGTCCTCTTCTAACGTTCCCGTCCTTCCATTTCATCGTCCTTCCGTCAAAGGCTGCAGGGCCGGGAAATGCAGGGTGTAAGCACGTGGATTGTTCCCAGGGTAGATCGGGGCATTCCATACAAAGGGTCCCACCCCGTGAAATTTCGGCCTTTTCCACAACAAAGCAATAGGGATAGTTTTCAAATCTCCCGGTTTCGTTTTTATGCTTTTTACCAGCCGGCGATCGAATTTCACCGGTTTCCGGAAGCTTCCACGATATTACTATGCCTTCACCGGTAATGTCGGCTTTTTCTATGGATATCTCCGGGAGAACCTGCCGGACTTCCGGCAGAGGCAGAGTCTTTTTCCCACAGCCCTGGAATGCCAGAAAAAGAGGTATCCAAAGAATTGCTCCGATGCAAAAG from Thermodesulforhabdus norvegica carries:
- the dapF gene encoding diaminopimelate epimerase, with protein sequence MERAERIPFVKMTGSGNDFILVDNRNGLIKPEEGPLFAKKVCRRKLSVGADGLILIEKDGEVDFSWRFYNSDGSEAEMCGNGARCAARFAVLKGIVDSPSMTFRTLAGLIKAEVAGERVRVQIPELHGLKLNIDLRLDENRTAKVHFVNSGVPHVVWILDTKEELEKVDVVGLGRRIRFHENFSPAGTNANFIWVQDRQSVVIRTYERGVEDETLACGTGSIAAAAITVALGLTDPPVSLVTRGGEILRVFFEYDDGRFENLFLEGPALVVYEGSLWDETVR
- a CDS encoding fibronectin type III domain-containing protein; protein product: MHRYAFCIGAILWIPLFLAFQGCGKKTLPLPEVRQVLPEISIEKADITGEGIVISWKLPETGEIRSPAGKKHKNETGRFENYPYCFVVEKAEISRGGTLCMECPDLPWEQSTCLHPAFPGPAAFDGRTMKWKDGNVRRGHAYRYRVVVYDVGTQRPLVYSSPFDLVVSEPPVSIEKGNAKSDEKGIFLTWFLPANGSVQKNAGEIRFAVERRSEASQWKRVDAGDLGNTSYLDTEVKPGMTYEYRVTPYLKKGAVTVWGTPFVLPPIAAEDRMLPPPPKTVWVVPGKEGLEIHWLEVTKPVKGYHVYRKYEDGTILRLTQQPVEHPPFIDKGVKKNVVYFYAVSSLSPYPPYREGLVSSWVEIRNVFSGKEER
- the lysA gene encoding diaminopimelate decarboxylase, with translation MHHFHYVGKELYCEEVPLKRIAAEVGTPCYVYSYATLTRHFEVFDGAFSSVPHLTCFAVKANSNIGVLNLLGRLGAGMDIVSGGELFRVRRAGIPAKRVVYSGVGKTVEEIDYALREGILMFNIESAEELELINSRAGALGLKAPVAIRVNPDVDPQTHPYISTGLKKNKFGIDVDLALKEYERASKLENVEIVGVDCHIGSQLTELAPFVDALRRLKVLISRLEERNIHIKYLDLGGGLGIPYQSETPPHPREYAEALINELRNTPYTLILEPGRVIVGNAGVLLTRVLYTKQTPSKKFLIVDAAMNDLIRPSLYGSYHAIRPVIKNDEAGEEVVDVVGPICESGDFLARERAIQKSTSGDLLAVMSAGAYGFTMASNYNSRPRPAEIMVKGSSFEVIRERESWEDLVRLERIPSF